Proteins from one Rubripirellula tenax genomic window:
- a CDS encoding AMP-binding protein, giving the protein MNGWLIALAVSAAVFFALVALAIISPRRFVRLPFNILLSLLYRKRIFGLENLPTDGGCLVISNHVSWIDGILILWMLPRNVRFIVDGANFSSSIGTYLGNAFDTIFMMSQIKSIGRAIKAGREAIVDGDVVGVFPEGTISRTGQLQAFKPGITKIIKGTDAPVVPMWMDGMWGSIFSFSGGKFFYKWPKQFRRTLTLYIDKPVPADTPLEILRTRVQALGARATIDHRSQLPILAKGMIRVCRRRGGQMQAADSMGTEVSGREMLIRILALRRTLRREVFSDDEKYVGVLLPPSVGGVIVNIALAMDQRISANLNYTVSSDVMNHCIAEVGIKHVLTSERFLSKLDVKIDAEVILLDTLKDKVTKLDKAIAFIQATVVPASLLDRILGLSNVDGDDILTIIFTSGSTGMPKGVLLSNANISHNVDAIERAVKLDMNDTVLGVLPFFHSFGYSVTLWGAMSLGPRGIYHFNPLDSKQIGKLAEKYGVTVLLATPTFLRGYLRRVTPEQFSKLDVVVVGAEKMPAELFESFEKKFGVRPVEGYGATELSPLVSVNIPPSRSSAAHQADRVEGSVGRPLPGVSARVVSPDSGDELRAGEDGMLMVTGPNVMRGYANQEEMTGKAIQDGWYVTGDIANVDDQGFIHITGRLSRFSKIGGEMVPHVRIEEELSRLFCEGDDDETLRICVTAVPDAKKGERLIVLHVPTTKEIDDIRKGLSEAGLPNLFIPGRDGFIEVEAIPMLGTGKLDLKAAKDVAASLATSAGASDGDD; this is encoded by the coding sequence GTGAACGGTTGGCTCATTGCGTTGGCGGTATCCGCCGCAGTCTTTTTCGCGTTGGTTGCTTTAGCGATCATCTCTCCCCGGCGGTTCGTGCGTTTGCCGTTCAACATTCTGCTCTCGCTGCTTTATCGCAAGCGGATCTTCGGGCTCGAAAATCTTCCAACCGACGGCGGTTGTCTTGTCATCAGCAACCACGTTTCCTGGATCGACGGAATCTTGATCCTGTGGATGTTGCCGCGGAACGTTCGATTCATCGTCGATGGGGCCAACTTTTCATCTTCGATTGGGACCTATTTGGGGAACGCCTTCGATACGATTTTCATGATGTCACAAATCAAGTCGATCGGCAGGGCCATCAAGGCTGGCCGAGAAGCAATCGTCGACGGCGATGTCGTGGGTGTCTTTCCCGAGGGAACGATCAGCCGAACGGGACAACTGCAGGCGTTCAAGCCTGGCATTACCAAGATCATCAAGGGCACCGACGCCCCGGTTGTCCCGATGTGGATGGACGGGATGTGGGGCAGCATCTTCAGTTTTTCCGGTGGCAAGTTCTTTTACAAATGGCCGAAACAGTTTCGTCGAACGTTGACGTTGTATATCGACAAGCCGGTGCCGGCGGATACGCCGCTGGAAATCCTTCGCACCCGCGTTCAAGCCCTTGGCGCTCGTGCGACGATCGATCATCGGTCCCAGCTTCCGATTCTGGCAAAAGGGATGATCCGCGTTTGCCGTCGCCGTGGTGGCCAAATGCAGGCCGCCGATTCGATGGGCACCGAGGTCTCCGGTCGCGAGATGCTGATTCGTATCTTGGCGCTGCGACGAACGTTACGCCGCGAAGTCTTTTCCGATGACGAAAAGTACGTCGGTGTCTTGCTTCCACCGAGTGTCGGTGGCGTGATTGTGAACATCGCATTGGCGATGGACCAACGAATTTCGGCGAATTTGAATTACACGGTCAGCAGTGATGTGATGAACCACTGCATTGCCGAAGTCGGCATCAAACACGTTTTAACCAGCGAACGATTTCTGTCGAAATTGGACGTCAAAATAGACGCCGAAGTCATACTGCTGGACACCTTGAAGGATAAAGTTACCAAGCTAGACAAGGCGATCGCATTCATTCAAGCGACCGTGGTCCCGGCGTCTTTACTTGACCGCATCCTCGGACTATCGAACGTCGACGGCGACGACATTCTGACGATCATCTTTACCAGCGGTTCGACGGGGATGCCCAAGGGCGTCTTACTCAGCAACGCCAACATCAGTCACAACGTCGACGCCATTGAACGGGCGGTAAAGTTGGACATGAACGATACCGTCCTTGGCGTGCTGCCGTTCTTCCATTCATTCGGATACAGCGTCACGCTGTGGGGCGCGATGTCGTTGGGGCCGCGAGGCATTTACCATTTCAATCCGCTCGATTCGAAACAGATCGGAAAACTAGCCGAAAAGTATGGCGTGACGGTGCTGCTTGCCACGCCGACTTTCCTTCGCGGCTATTTGCGACGGGTTACACCCGAACAATTTTCGAAGCTGGACGTTGTTGTCGTCGGTGCCGAAAAGATGCCAGCGGAGTTGTTCGAATCGTTCGAAAAAAAGTTTGGTGTACGGCCGGTCGAGGGTTACGGCGCGACAGAGTTGAGCCCGCTGGTATCGGTCAATATCCCGCCGTCGCGATCGTCAGCCGCTCATCAAGCCGATCGCGTCGAAGGATCAGTCGGGAGACCGCTTCCGGGGGTTTCTGCGCGTGTCGTTTCGCCCGATTCCGGCGACGAATTGCGAGCGGGCGAGGACGGCATGTTGATGGTCACTGGCCCCAACGTGATGCGCGGTTACGCGAACCAAGAAGAGATGACGGGCAAGGCCATTCAAGACGGATGGTATGTCACCGGCGACATCGCCAACGTCGATGACCAAGGGTTCATTCACATCACCGGTCGATTGAGCCGGTTTTCAAAGATTGGCGGCGAGATGGTGCCGCATGTTCGCATCGAAGAAGAGTTGTCGCGATTGTTCTGTGAAGGCGATGATGACGAAACGCTAAGGATATGCGTGACCGCGGTGCCGGACGCAAAGAAGGGCGAACGTTTGATTGTCCTGCACGTCCCAACGACGAAGGAAATCGACGATATCCGCAAAGGACTCAGCGAAGCCGGTCTACCCAACCTGTTCATCCCCGGCCGCGACGGCTTCATCGAAGTCGAAGCGATCCCAATGCTCGGCACCGGAAAGCTGGATCTAAAAGCCGCGAAAGACGTCGCGGCAAGTCTGGCGACGTCGGCTGGGGCAAGCGACGGTGATGACTAG